A window of Sciurus carolinensis unplaced genomic scaffold, mSciCar1.2, whole genome shotgun sequence contains these coding sequences:
- the LOC124975240 gene encoding keratin-associated protein 9-1-like — MAPSCCSSCCKPTCCKTTCCKTTCCKPACEPSCCSKPCCEPCCCPSCCIIPCCSPTCCETTCCKTTCCKPACVVSCCSTPCCKPSCCEPCCCPSCCTIPCCSPTCCETTCCKTTCCKPACGVSCCSTPCCKPNCCEPCCCPSCCIIPYCQSCCCQPCCPPTCSRTTCCKTSCTKNTRVTRCCSTPCCQPCCCVCSCCKSCSP; from the coding sequence ATGGccccctcctgctgctcctcctgctgcaaGCCTACTTGCTGCAAAACAACCTGCTGCAAGACCACCTGCTGCAAACCAGCCTGTGAGCCCAGCTGTTGCAGCAAACCCTGCTGTGAACCTTGCTGCTGCCCCAGTTGCTGCATCATTCCCTGCTGCTCTCCAACTTGCTGTGAAACCACCTGCTGCAAGACCACCTGCTGCAAACCAGCCTGTGTGGTCAGCTGCTGCAGCACACCCTGCTGCAAACCCAGCTGCTGTGAGCCTTGCTGCTGCCCCAGTTGCTGCACCATTCCCTGCTGCTCTCCAACTTGCTGTGAAACCACCTGCTGCAAGACCACCTGCTGCAAACCAGCCTGTGGGGTCAGCTGCTGCAGCACACCCTGCTGCAAACCCAACTGCTGTGAGCCTTGCTGCTGCCCCAGTTGTTGCATCATCCCCTACTGCCAGTcctgctgctgccagccctgctgcccTCCTACTTGCTCTCGAACCACCTGCTGCAAGACTTCCTGCACCAAAAACACTCGTGTGACCCGCTGCTGCAGCACAccctgctgccagccctgctgctgTGTCTGCAGCTGCTGCAAGTCTTGCTCCCCGTGA